The Patescibacteria group bacterium genome has a segment encoding these proteins:
- the xseB gene encoding exodeoxyribonuclease VII small subunit, which yields MEKELPLSEAFKELEKITAEFEKGDVDLEKGIPKFKRGLMLAKFLKEKLSKIENEIEEIKEKF from the coding sequence ATGGAAAAAGAATTACCACTTTCAGAAGCATTTAAAGAGCTGGAAAAAATAACCGCCGAATTTGAAAAAGGCGATGTGGACTTGGAAAAAGGTATCCCCAAATTCAAAAGGGGACTTATGCTTGCAAAATTTTTAAAAGAAAAACTTTCTAAAATAGAAAACGAGATTGAGGAGATAAAAGAAAAATTTTAA